Below is a window of Nicotiana tabacum cultivar K326 chromosome 19, ASM71507v2, whole genome shotgun sequence DNA.
CTTTATTTTAGTTTCTAGACATCCCAGAGTACCActttatttttaagaaaaaaggATTTaagttccttttgcttgaaggGCAAATGATCATGGGGAATCTTTGTTTAAAGAATTATCCCCTTTACCAGACTGGCATTAGCTTTATCAGGTTGTATCCTTAGCACACTGAATCTGTTCTGGCGTAGAAATTGTTCAACCTCTTCATGTACTAATGGAGACCTAGACCTGTTATCCTTCTTTTCATCCATCTTTTGCTTGCCCCTACCATTGCATAATCTTTGAGTTTCATGGCTTTCCTCAATAGCATTCACTTCCTTGTGGCTTTTCTTTTGGTCTATCATCTGCCTTTTTTAGTAGCATCAATAGATGGCTTTGTAATGGATTTAGCTTTCCACTGCTGCTGCTTTACTTTCTTCTGTTGTCTCCTTGGGCTCCTCTAGCATTACTGATTCAGGGAGAGGCTGGGCCACGTCCATTTCAATAAGTATCCTGACATAAGagattctttcttcttttgttgtGAGCTTATCAGTATATATTAGTTTTCCCAGGCAGCTAGCTATTCGTCCCAAGTTTTATGTCGCCCAATACTAGATGGGTGGGTTTGGGAACACTACCCATACTGGTATTGCATTCAGTGGTTCTTCAGCTAATTTGAAATTTGGTACCCATTGCTTTAGAATCATGGGCCTATTGTTGTAAGTATAAGGGCCATTTTGTAGAAtctttagtttatcttattcactgtcaaatataaatatgaaatagcctTCATCATGGAGATAGACCCGAGGAGTTGTGACATTATTTCATACCCCATAGATGAACTTAAGCATGTCTTTAAACGTAGGGTTACCCCCAATTACATAACCAATTAGCTCGACCTCCATTTTTGATTTTGCAGTTCTATGGCATTAGCACTTAACTTGACAACTTTAATTCCATCCTTCAGGGTAGGCAAAAAGTAGTTAAGTTCCTGCCCTAAGTTCTGAGATCGATTACCTTTGACTATGTCCACTATGGTTGGCTTGACCGCACTGGAGTTCGCAGAGAATGTTAGTTTCCTTGCTGCAGTGTTAGCTCCTAATTACTGATCTTGTGTCTCCGCCCGTATCTTTTCTGGGATCTCCAGTTGATTCCGATTTTGAGCTTGTAATATCGTTGGCGCACTACCCATACCCGTCATCCATTGCCCTAATTGAATTGGGGCTAAGTTTTGTGGAACTCCCGTCTCTGGTGTAACTAATCTAGAAGGATCTGTTGAGGAAAGATTGGTGTCGACCACCAGCGCCGAaatctgcttcttcttctggcGTGTCATGGATGGTGCACGTTAGCTATCCTTCGCTTAACATGCGCCCTCAGAGCTTCTCTCCCCTTCTTGTTCCCCTTTTTGTCTTGTAGTAGTTATTAGAATTGGATTTTCCTCCTTCAAACATTAGTAAATTGGACTATAGTGTTGTGTTTGCTCCATGGCCTTGAAAAAGCCTCGATCCCAATTTTGTGTTTTAGGATAAATGAATTTCCTTAAAATATAGTTGACAATACAAAAGTTAATTTTTCACATATCAAGTAGTGAAAAGATGTAGAATATAAATCAGCATTTTTCCATCTATGTATATTTATCACTCTACAAACAAAGGGGACCTACTGACTAGATGATAAAATTTTTAACTATTACCCGGCTACAATTGTTAGAATGAAACAAAAAACTCTATAAGATTTTGGTAAGCGTAGTTTAAAGCAAATCAATTGCCAATGACCGCAACTTTGACACCTTTAGCACAATGATTTCGAATACTACAGATGAAATAAGTAGTCCCCTTTGGAACTAATACTTGATCATCTCCTGTATTAAGTCAAGAgttgatatgctgacaaaagtggtgactgcggtcaagtttcaacattgtttggatttgatcaacattgttgaacactaaagattgaagatgaagacacaaccaaaatttgttattgagagaaaattgaagatgtgaaattttgccaaggtgaagatttgttgaaattgtcaaaagtcccacatcggtggatgacaattttgaatgggaatttcaccctataaaaggaggcctaatgtttaggatttaagtacacctctcatttgcctttttatcttcttaaggcatttgtatcttctctctttagtattattttacttgtaattttggagtggaataaaatattgattgtgtccaaGGAAGTatgcaaaattggccgaacctcataAATTCTGgtattcttttattgttgtcttattgtcttatttattatttagtggttgtcataatttttggtatagtagttgtgactcattcacactatatacatttggcttccgcaacaattggtatcagagccaaggtactgtctaagtatgctctgtggttgcagcatagtctgatcttccacattagaaaagatctatcttggtaactgagtcaaggttctgtctgagtatgctctgtggttgcagcttagtctgatcttccacaccagaaataaaataatcttgatttgtgtcgtcagctactaaataatatttgtgtcaaaatagaagacaataaacaagaagaatctacatcaagtgtcaataatacgtcatcattggcatcttcgcttatgacaagaattgtgtcaaatgcgaaatttgcggtaaaAATTTTTGACGgatcaggacattttgggatgtggcaaggcgaggttctagatgttctttttcaacaagggctagttcttgccattgaagaaaagaagccagatgttattggagaagaagattgaaaaattatcaatcgtgttgcttgcggtaccattcgatcctaccttgctagagagcagaaatatccatacacaaaggaaacttctgcaagtaaattatggaaagcactggaggataaattttttaagaaaaacagtcaaaataaattgtacatgaagaagagactgttttgcttcacctatgttcctggtaccacaatgaatgaacatattaccagtttcaataagttggtcacagatttgcaaaatatggatgcaacttttgatgatggtgacttggccttgatgttattggggtcacttcctaatgagtacgagcaccttgaaactactctgctccatggaaatgacgaaatttctctcagagaagtttgttcggctttgtacagctatgaacaaagaaagggagaaaaacagaagggcggagaaggagaagcactaattgtgaggggtcgtcctcaaaatcaagcaaggactaagaagggaagatccaagtcgagatctagacccaacaaagatgaatgtgccttttgtcgagaaaaggggcactggaagaaagactgtccgaagttgaagaataaggccagacataacaatggaaaggccattatggattcaaatgtagctgattgtgatgattcagacttctcattagttacaacagagttatcaacatcatcagacatatggttgatggactcggcttgtagctatcatatgtgtcccaacaaggactggttcgtgaattttcaagaaggagaatatggagtcatccacacagcggataacagccctcttacctcatatggcattggttcaataagattaagaagccatgatggaatgatcagaacattaacagatgttcgatatgtatcgggtttgaagaagaatctcatctctgtgggagccctagaatcaaaagggttcaaaatcattgcagaaaatggagtgatgagaatatgctccggtgcactagtggtaatgaaggccaatcggaagaacaataatatgtactgctatcgtggtagtacagttattgggacagcaacagtgacatccagtgatgacaaagaggtagaagcaaccaggctatggcacatgcgcttgggatatgctggagggaaatccttgaaagctctatctaatcaaggattgttaaaaggcgtaaatacttgcaacttggagttttgcgagcattgtgtcaaagggaaacggacaagggttaaatttggtacaacgatccataatactaaaggcattttggattatgtatactctgatgtttggggttcttccaaaataccttcattgggtgggaagcacttttttgtaacctttgttgataatttttctcgaagagtgtgggtgtatacaatgaagaggaaagatgaagtgttgggaatttttctcaaatggaagacgatggtggagaatcaaacaggcaggaggatcaagtgtattcgtacagacaatggaggtgaatacaaaaatgatcatttcaataaggtctgtgaaaatgatggcatcgtccgacacttcactgtcagacatacaccacaacagaatggagtggcagaacgtatgaaccggactttactggagaaggtacgatgtatgttgtccaatgctggcttgggcaaagaattttgggctgaggcaattacatatgcatgccacctcattagtcgtctaccatctgctgctattgatggcaagacaccatttgaaaaatggtatggaaaacctgctgtagattatgactatTTGCACatgtttggctcaattgcatactatcatgtgaaagagtcaaaattggatccgagagcaaagaaggctatatttatagggattacttctggagtcaaaggataccgcttatggtgtccagagacaaggaatattatattcagcagagatgttacctttgatgaatctgccataacagataaggtgacagttgaagatgtcaaacaaactggtggtgcatcaaagcaggtggagtttgagggaaaatttatttttcctacacaagaagcagatgaggaaactcatgaagattaccctctagaagaagagccagtagagagggagattccaactcaggaacctcgacaataacttgaatcaatagcaaccagcaggccaaaaaggacaataacgaaacttgttcgtctcatagagacggttacttgcgcaacctcaattgtagctgatggtgttcctaccacttataaagacgcaatccgaagttcagaagaagataagtggaggattgccaagaatgaagaaatgcagtcccttcatcagaatcatacatagaaattggccaatctcccgaagggaaagaaaacaattgggtgcaaatgggtatttgcaaagaaagaaggatttcctaaccaagaagatgttcgctacaaagcaagattggtggccaaaggatatgctcagaaGGAGGAAATTGATTAccatgaagtattttctccagttgtaaaacattccttcattagaattatgttggctttggtagcacaattggatttgaaactagttcagatggatgtaaaaactacgtttttacatggaaacttggaggaggaaatctacatgaatcagccagaaggattcaaagttgctggaaaagaaaatatggtatgcaaacttgaaaaatcattgtacggattgaaacaatattctagacaatggtacaagcgatttgacaagtttatgttacGGCatgggtacaagagaagcaaatacgatcattgtatgtatttgcgcaaacttaatgatggttcctttgtatatcttctcctatatattgatgatatgttgataacttccaagaattcggaagaaattgataagttgaagattcaactgaaggaggagttcgagatgaaggatctgggtgaggcaaagaaaattcttggcatggagataataagagatagacgttcaaagaaactctatttatctcagaaagaatatttgaagagagtactacagcgttttggcatagataagaagactaagccaattagtacgccacttgctccccattttaagctaagtactactatgtcgccaaaggatgaaactgaacaggagtatatgtcaagggtaccatacgcaaatgctattggtagcttgatgtatgcaatggtttgtacgagacctgacatttcacaagccgttggagttattagcagatatatgcataatccaggaaaggagcattggcaagctgtgaaatggattctacggtatattcatagtactgtagatgttgggttagtttttgagcaggaaggcaatcggtctgtagttggatattgtgactcagattttgcgggtgatctggacaaacgaaggtcaactactggttatgtgtttacttttgcaaaggcaccagttagttggaagtctactttgcagtcaacagttgctttgtctacaacagaggcagagtacatggctattacagaggctgtgaaagaggcaatttggcttcaggggttgctaaaggagcttggtattgaacaaaaaaatattacaattttttgtgatagtcaaagtgctattcaattagcgaagaaccaagtttattatgcaaggacgaagcacattgatgttcggtatcatttcgtacgagaaatcatagaagaaggtggagtcacggtgaagaaaattcatactacggagaagcctgctgatatgctgacaaaagtggtgactgcggtcaagtttcaacattgtttggatttgatcaacattgttgaacactaaagattgaagatgaagacacaatcaaaatttgttattgagagaatattgaagatgtgaaattttgccaaggtggagatttgttgaaattgtcaaaagtcccacatcggtggatgacaattttgaatgggaatttcaccctataaaaggaggcctaatatttaggatttaagtacacctctcatttgcctttttatcttcttaaggcatttgtatcttctctctttagtattatttcacttagttggaagtctactttgcagtcaacaattgctttgtctacaacaaaGGCaaagtacatggctattacagaggctgtgaaggaggcaatttggcttcaggggttgctaaaggagcttggtattgaacaaaaaaatattataattttttatgatagtcaaagtgctattcaattagcgaagaaccaagtttatcatgcaaggacgaagcacattgatattcggtatcatttcgtacgagaaatcatagaagaaggtggagtcacggtgaagaaaattcatactacggagaaccctgctgatatgctgacaaaagtagtgactgcgatcaagtttcaacattgtttggatttgatcaacattgttgaacactaaagattgaagattaagacacaaccaaaatttgttattgagagaaaattgaagatgtggaattttgccaaggtggagatttgttgaaattgtcaaaagtcccacatcggtggatggcaattttgaatgagaatttcaccctataaaaggaggcctaatgtttaggatttaagtacacctctcatttgcctttttatcttcttaaggcatttgtatcttctctctttagtattatttcacttgtaattttggagtggaataaaatattgattgtgtccgaggaagtaggcaaaattggccgaacctcgtaaattctggtattcttttattgttgtcttattgtcttgtttattatttagtggttgtcataatttttggtatagtaattatgactcattcacactatatacatttggcttccgcaacagtaGACCTTACCCTTAGGCCATCCATTCATGTTAAAGCCCCAACCTTTGGTGCCACCAACTGAAAAAGTGTCTGCATTTGAAATGCTGGTTTGTAGTAGGATGGACCAGATCGTGACTAAAATAATAACTCTGTTTAATCCATTCATTTTGTTGCTGTTCAGAATGCTTTTTAACTAGGTGTATTGAAGGGATTAGAATGAATTGGTTTTGTAATAGGCAATATTTAATATCAATTAGCAGTACCACTTGTGAATGAGAATTTGCACCATCATATAGGGTTTTTTTGTATAAAGTATTTGATACTCTTCCAAATTTATAATCCGATGAAGCTTTCAcggttaaaaaaataataaaaaagctCTTCATTTTAATGTAAATGGAACTATTCaagaaataaaagggaaaaagttGATTAAATTTCGAAAgaagtaaaaatggctaagattaCTGAAGGAAATATTAcagaaagaaaagggaaaaaaaataatAGCGTTTCCAAAAAAGCAAAAGTTACTTAATTCTTTTTAAAGGTGAATGCAAGTCCTTAACTATTGAGGTGATAAAGAATTTAATTAAATAGTGAAGCTTTTTACCCTTTAAGGGAATTATAATCTAGAGTTTCGTATTATTAAGGTTATGAACACAAATGAGATGTTCTGCGACGATTTGATAGCTCAAAAGGAtttgaaatttgatttttaatCGCCACCCAAGAATTATCAAGTGGGTTGGGTCATCTAATTATAACCTTTTCCTTTAAAAAAATTATCGACTTAATTTTGCAAGAGTATAACCCTCTTTATTTACTTGGCTCACGTTGGTTATGAACCTAAGATTTTTAGTAACTAAATATGTTCATTTGATTAAGGAAAAGTATTGGCTACTCTTTAGGAAACTCAATTACCCATCTAGTTATAACTAAATTCCTTAATGCATATCGTTCATAGTTGGGAGAGATCAGAGATGTTTGATTTTCAAAAGCAAAGTTGGAGGAGAAAAATAATTTTCGCTCTAATCTTAACGTAATAAATTAAAGTTTGATTATAAGCAAGAAGACGAGGTAAGCGACATTTCTCTATTAACTTAAAGTCAGATATTTCAAAAGATGAAGATAAGTGATCAACATGTGCTGTAGATGACTGAGCAATtaaatatttttgtcattttgggtTGAGAATCTGTCACAAAATCCCACTCAAATTCATAGATCAGGTTCAATCATTAAacttttttcttcaaaaccctCTGCGGAAAATAGAACTAAATTTCAATTTTTCCTCTATATTTCGAAGAGATAATGGCATATTTAAGTTTGTTCTGTCCTATAATTTAACTCTTTGGAACCAAAAATAAATTTAAGATTTTTTATTCGAAAttgattatatatttactttttcTCTCTAAATACGTTCTCtcttatattaaattattattattattattattattattattattgttattattattattattattattattattattattattattattattattattattattattattattattattattattattattattattttgtgaacATGCTATTTATACATGATTTTTTTAGCAAATATACCACTAGGCAGGCTGCCTAGTGACTAATATATAAATAGTGACAAAAGATTCATATGCATCTCAAACTAAGCTTACTAAACCCCAATAAAGCATGCAAATGTTTATACTCCCCCATCCCAATTTATGCAATTCAGCTTGAATTTTAAGAGTCAAatgaattttatttcaaaaaaatttaaaattttatattcgAATTCAAAGCCAAAATAAAAAAGTTTGACTCTAATTTGAATCACATCACATGAATTAGGACGAAAGGAGTATTTTGTACAAACCCGTATAAAATGGATTAATAatgccaaaataaaattaaaaacttaGCAGGTATTCATATTAAACCAATAAATGCATAATACTATTTTTCAACtaattatttatcatttaataataattaattattatgtacttaaattttaatttgttatTCTTAAACTCAAATTATACGAGAGGAATGTAAATTTTTTCTCGAAATGAGAGTTCCGGACatcaaaatatacaaaaatgcTAAATCCACCCCCAACTCTCAAACTCATTGGAAAAGTATTCCTTTTTTATAATCATCTGGTGTCTTATGCCCACTGGCCTGACTAATTCACACTCGCTAAACGCGTCGAAAAAGTATTTACTCAGTGGCGGCTTGATAGTAGAACCGTCAATATGGGCTTGGCTCGTTGGGCCAGCCCAGCTCAGTCCGTAATTTAGCAGGGTTGGGCTAGAATTTTTGGAGCCCATTTAAAAACGAGGCTTTTAAGCCCGACACGAGTAAGCCCATGGCCCGTGAGGCTTGACTGAGGCTGGGCTGGCCCGGCCCGTGGGcctaataatttaaaatatatcaagcttAAAGTTTGATGTAAATGAAAAgcttaaagtttattaagctcaTCATATTAAAAGATCAAAGTCTTAAAAcgttaattagttttaaaaatttaattattcttaatatataattaattaatattgTATACGTATTGTAGATGTAAATGAAAGTGAAGATATTAAGACAACCTTCTCACAagcggattcaaatgtgtttgatgaagatgatATGTTGGATATCCCATAAGCGTAATGGACATTCTCTTGAATAATTTGTTTTCAAttttgacttttagtgaatgaaataaagtcttgtcttttacttttttagtatttattatgatatattggaacaatataaaaagttattaagttttgtgaaatttttccaataagatttttttaacttttaaatatttttcttttttaggttagaacttaaataaaaaatataaaattatatttaaaaaaaaatgatggACCAGCCCGTGGGAGCCCGCAACCCACATAGGGCTAGGGTGGACTGACCATTATAAGACCCATCAAAATGGTGGGCTAGCCCAGCCCGTCAATTGCTAAAACCCATGTGAATTGGGTGGCGGCTTGGTAGTATTCACTTGTTTTGTTTTTCTACAATTCACTtgtttattaataaaattatttttactcaattttttcataacaaaattaaaagacaaaaagttCGAAGCGTCGGAATGCTACCACTGCTTATTGTATGTTTTATTTGCTTTAATTTTCATGTGATAGTGGCGTCGGTACTTTGATTGTACATCAATTTACTTTCTGGAACTGTTCTAAATCAGTACAAAAGTTTTTGTTCAGTGGTAAGTGTTCGAACATCGAATGTGAAttgtaacaaaagaaaaaatgaaatgacAACTTACTTAtgctagttttttttttcattcaagtACTCCACAAGCCAAAAACATCTATATGGATCAAGAAATAAAACATTCTATATATATCATTGGTACTCCGAAGTACAACAATTGGAATGAAACAATACTACtagatttaatttgaaataaattaattGGCAGTAACAGCAGCCTTAACGCCATTAGAACAATGTGGCCCGATAGTACAAATGAAGTACTGTGTTCCTCGTACAAGTGTTACTTTGTCGTCTCCTGAACTAAAAACTTGTCCTCCAGTACCATCGCAAGAGTCAAATCCTGCCTCGCTCACTCTCACAACGTTGTGCATCCCAGCCATGTATTTAAATTCTGTATTTTAGgaaagaaaaacgaaaaacaGAAACgttaatttttgtaaaatagaTGCACATTTTCATTATTATTTGAATATAAAAATTTGTTTATGAATACTTACCAATGACATCGCCAACCTTGAAAGTCTGGCCATTAGGCCAACCATTCATATTGAAACCCCAACCATTAGCGCCACCAGCAGGAAAAGTAGCTGCACTTGAAATGCTGGTTTGAAGAAGGATGCAAAGCATCACAGCTACTGCAATAATTGTAACTCCCTTTCCTCCTGACATTTTCTAAAAATGAATATATCAAGTAGATATGCAAAATGATTATAAAAGAAAGGCTCTTAGTGTTGTTGTGCCAATTGAGTGAGAATTTAGACCCTTTTATAGGGAACTTCTTGTACCATTTGACTCACTATTCATTGGATTTGGAATATCTACTGTTTTACCATTATCTGCAAATTTATTAACAACCTTCCCAAATTGTAATCTTCCAAGTTTTTCATtgtaaaaaattaaagaatcttTATTTTTATGATAAGTCAATAAAAta
It encodes the following:
- the LOC107822706 gene encoding basic blue protein-like, whose product is MSGGKGVTIIAVAVMLCILLQTSISSAATFPAGGANGWGFNMNGWPNGQTFKVGDVIEFKYMAGMHNVVRVSEAGFDSCDGTGGQVFSSGDDKVTLVRGTQYFICTIGPHCSNGVKAAVTAN